A region from the Wansuia hejianensis genome encodes:
- the rfbC gene encoding dTDP-4-dehydrorhamnose 3,5-epimerase: protein MGRIMVETCGIEGLKVITPTVFGDERGYFMETYNYNDYKAAGMDMEFVQDNQSASKKGVLRGLHFQIQYPQDKLVRVISGEVFDVAVDLRNESATFGKWFGVLLSAENKKQFYIPKNFAHGFIVLSDYAEFAYKCTDFYHPNDEGGLSWNDPDIGVQWPMPSGMTETDLIISEKDHRWGGIKGYCR, encoded by the coding sequence ATGGGAAGAATTATGGTTGAGACTTGTGGGATTGAAGGACTGAAGGTGATAACACCCACAGTTTTTGGCGATGAGCGCGGATATTTTATGGAAACCTATAACTATAATGATTATAAGGCGGCTGGAATGGATATGGAATTTGTACAGGATAATCAGTCGGCTTCTAAAAAAGGGGTGTTAAGAGGTCTGCATTTTCAGATACAATACCCACAGGATAAGCTGGTTCGGGTTATCAGCGGAGAGGTGTTTGATGTGGCTGTTGATTTAAGGAATGAATCTGCGACATTTGGTAAATGGTTTGGAGTATTACTGTCAGCTGAGAATAAGAAACAGTTTTATATTCCTAAGAATTTCGCGCATGGTTTTATAGTTTTGTCAGATTATGCGGAATTTGCTTATAAATGCACGGATTTTTATCATCCAAATGATGAAGGCGGTCTTTCATGGAATGATCCGGATATTGGAGTTCAGTGGCCGATGCCTTCAGGAATGACGGAGACTGATCTGATTATTTCTGAGAAAGATCATAGATGGGGCGGAATTAAGGGATATTGTAGGTGA
- a CDS encoding GBS Bsp-like repeat-containing protein, which produces MKRGLQNIALGILTCALISVNLTPGLVEAAVTDGAPEKETQVLQEIQGAMYAIPGKEEFQVEAVNSVEGGTFQLQIFLSDINKRDWSIIDTIVFEVTGNGESTKKNTYKAEKAEEGKYTAEVNPDDWVEKNTGYKIQTYVSFNADLGFEPLQLDTYEYTVPAEGVLPDQEQSQEQSKELQSIQSYELPTELSVAVSEDEKTVIIRTSEIEELADGSSLKFAVWSNQNGQDDLEWYQAVYEGGTYSARIMVSDLDNPGSYTIHCYAFSADGSGQYISGNSFIISAPSVGTVNAGNLDTENGVFDIEVQNLAAKSGISQVRVGVWCRDDQSDMFWYEAEENNGVYSAEVSAANHGFHSGIYQIHVYVKDGNGFLTYVGGTTKIVQIENSKLYISTSNQKEYKISIGELEDSASVTQVRFAVWSDINGQDDLQWYVAETKNGTYTQTFLVSDHKSIGRYTIHCYAKYGDGSLRFINGGSCLVGGPSLNGISVSVPDAVSGQFNILLEGLSSPAGIEKIEVGVWSESNQSNLIWYEVAGTNKTEYLIAANLANHKNKLGTYNVHVYVTDGNGIKTFAGGTSYVMQLSYDSLKVSSSNTDSNVVINLEGMRTLGIVESVRFAVWSKTGGQKDLIWYQAVREGMNYSTTVDISSYLAAGDFIVHAYGVDKAGIMYFIAGTTFSVNGVVTVGAAAGGGFPVNISNLDASIVFSTVRVDVWTSADKGDIVHYTAGLKSGNTYVADVRLSDFSYNLGKYYIAVYTKTSSGIQNLIAETDKSISIQTGAFAEIAASSNGLNYTAVLEGIDLLGIQREVRFGVWSDVNGQDDFQWYTAAENGKSYSVTIPIGNHSGAGVYNVHAYYALPNGELRFLNAVTFQVQTVPTGAIEFSNVNGKDGTFKIIGEIGQVGLEVAKVKVGVWCTEGTYWYDMQEQADGSYTAMADVKDHGYRFGVYNAHIYVENSEGAMQYAAGGSVTVTADNYIKTSNPSSNICDITIYGPNVNGQTPDTIRFPSWSSEGDQDDLIWYDGIKNSDGSYSVRIDRNAHRRSGGFITHIYMYIGSSAYMCGSVEYSLYRSGEFDDYAQEVMHKIIFAVETGGQIYGNARYDDFTQAYKNSEKETAITIGAGAWFATEAKRLLNLIRQENPAAFAALDTAGIAYDLDHANWTTYGGDGNGNPTILKGSAKAVCIQAIISSETGIAIQNRLVDEQMVKYVNEAAALGVIDLKAQMFCANIRHLGGYSAMSWVVECCQADGKALTMENLWTSMRDHTPNKDGNGVGADKYKSRHEKVMMWLNLYID; this is translated from the coding sequence ATGAAAAGAGGTTTACAAAACATTGCGTTAGGAATCCTGACGTGTGCTTTAATAAGTGTTAATTTGACACCGGGATTGGTAGAGGCAGCAGTGACGGACGGAGCTCCAGAAAAGGAAACACAAGTGTTACAGGAAATACAGGGTGCAATGTATGCAATTCCAGGGAAAGAAGAATTTCAGGTAGAAGCAGTAAATTCGGTAGAGGGTGGAACCTTTCAGCTACAGATTTTTCTTTCGGATATCAATAAACGAGATTGGTCGATTATTGATACCATTGTATTTGAAGTGACTGGTAATGGTGAATCCACCAAAAAAAATACATACAAAGCAGAAAAAGCTGAGGAAGGCAAGTATACGGCGGAAGTGAATCCGGATGATTGGGTGGAGAAAAATACCGGATATAAAATTCAGACATATGTTTCTTTTAATGCCGATCTAGGGTTTGAGCCACTACAACTGGACACATATGAGTATACAGTTCCGGCAGAAGGTGTTTTGCCGGATCAGGAACAATCTCAAGAACAATCTAAGGAGCTACAGTCAATTCAGAGCTATGAGTTGCCGACAGAACTGTCGGTTGCCGTTAGTGAAGATGAGAAAACAGTCATTATCCGAACGTCGGAGATAGAGGAGCTTGCAGACGGCAGCAGTCTGAAATTTGCGGTCTGGAGTAATCAGAATGGACAGGATGATCTGGAATGGTATCAAGCAGTTTATGAAGGCGGTACCTATTCAGCCCGCATTATGGTTTCGGATTTAGACAATCCGGGCAGTTATACGATCCACTGCTATGCGTTTTCTGCGGATGGTTCTGGTCAATATATATCGGGGAACAGTTTTATAATCAGTGCACCTTCAGTAGGAACGGTGAATGCAGGCAATTTGGATACTGAAAATGGAGTCTTTGACATTGAAGTGCAGAATCTTGCTGCTAAATCTGGAATCAGCCAGGTTCGGGTGGGGGTCTGGTGCAGGGATGATCAAAGCGATATGTTTTGGTATGAAGCCGAGGAGAACAATGGCGTATATTCTGCAGAGGTGAGTGCAGCAAACCACGGGTTTCATTCAGGTATTTATCAAATTCATGTATATGTTAAGGATGGAAATGGTTTCCTTACATATGTGGGAGGAACCACAAAAATAGTTCAAATCGAGAATTCTAAATTATATATTTCAACATCAAATCAAAAAGAATATAAAATTTCGATTGGGGAGTTAGAGGACTCAGCGAGTGTAACCCAGGTACGTTTTGCAGTGTGGAGCGATATAAACGGTCAGGATGATCTGCAATGGTATGTGGCAGAAACAAAAAATGGTACGTATACCCAGACATTTTTGGTTTCCGACCATAAAAGTATCGGTCGTTATACCATACATTGCTATGCGAAGTATGGTGACGGGAGTCTGCGATTTATTAATGGAGGCAGTTGCCTGGTGGGTGGCCCATCGTTAAACGGGATATCAGTGAGCGTACCAGATGCCGTATCCGGGCAGTTCAATATTCTTCTGGAAGGGCTTTCGTCACCGGCGGGAATAGAAAAAATAGAAGTGGGAGTCTGGAGTGAAAGTAATCAAAGTAATCTCATTTGGTACGAGGTTGCTGGAACAAATAAAACTGAATATCTTATAGCGGCAAATTTGGCAAATCATAAGAATAAATTAGGAACATATAATGTGCATGTATATGTGACTGACGGGAATGGAATTAAAACTTTTGCTGGAGGGACTTCTTATGTGATGCAGCTTTCCTACGACAGTTTGAAAGTATCTTCCAGCAATACAGATTCTAATGTTGTAATTAATCTGGAGGGGATGAGAACACTTGGTATTGTCGAGTCTGTACGGTTTGCTGTTTGGAGTAAAACGGGTGGGCAAAAGGATTTGATATGGTATCAGGCAGTGCGTGAGGGAATGAATTACAGTACGACAGTAGATATTTCCAGCTATTTAGCGGCGGGGGATTTTATCGTTCATGCGTACGGAGTCGATAAAGCTGGAATTATGTATTTTATCGCGGGAACGACGTTCTCTGTCAATGGTGTAGTTACTGTGGGGGCAGCAGCAGGGGGGGGATTTCCAGTAAATATCTCTAATCTAGATGCCAGCATTGTGTTTTCCACCGTACGGGTAGATGTTTGGACAAGCGCGGATAAGGGGGATATAGTGCACTATACTGCAGGACTAAAGAGCGGTAATACATACGTAGCGGATGTCAGGCTTTCTGATTTCAGCTACAATCTAGGGAAATATTACATAGCTGTTTATACGAAAACATCTAGCGGAATACAAAACCTGATTGCGGAGACGGATAAGAGTATAAGTATACAAACAGGTGCATTTGCGGAGATAGCAGCATCATCCAATGGACTTAATTATACAGCTGTGCTGGAGGGAATTGACCTTCTGGGTATCCAGAGAGAGGTGCGTTTTGGAGTTTGGAGTGATGTGAATGGACAGGATGATTTTCAATGGTATACTGCAGCGGAGAATGGTAAGTCATACAGTGTTACAATTCCGATAGGAAATCATTCCGGTGCTGGAGTATATAATGTGCATGCTTACTATGCTCTGCCCAATGGAGAACTCCGTTTTCTGAACGCAGTTACATTTCAGGTTCAGACAGTGCCAACAGGTGCCATTGAATTCTCAAATGTGAATGGTAAGGATGGAACCTTTAAAATTATTGGTGAAATAGGCCAGGTAGGGCTAGAAGTTGCGAAGGTAAAAGTTGGTGTCTGGTGTACGGAAGGAACATATTGGTATGATATGCAGGAACAAGCGGATGGTTCATATACAGCTATGGCAGATGTAAAAGATCATGGATATCGTTTTGGGGTTTATAATGCGCATATTTATGTAGAGAATTCTGAAGGGGCAATGCAATATGCTGCCGGAGGAAGTGTGACAGTGACTGCGGATAATTACATTAAAACCAGTAATCCTTCTAGCAATATTTGTGATATAACGATTTATGGTCCCAATGTGAACGGGCAGACACCAGATACCATTCGTTTCCCGTCTTGGAGTTCAGAGGGCGATCAGGATGATCTGATCTGGTATGACGGTATAAAAAACAGCGATGGCAGCTATTCGGTTAGAATTGACCGAAACGCACATAGGCGGAGTGGCGGATTTATTACGCATATATATATGTATATTGGTTCGTCAGCATATATGTGCGGGAGTGTGGAATACAGCCTGTATCGTTCAGGCGAGTTTGATGATTATGCGCAGGAGGTTATGCATAAGATTATATTTGCCGTTGAGACAGGCGGGCAAATATATGGAAACGCCAGATATGATGATTTTACACAGGCCTATAAAAATTCAGAAAAAGAAACTGCAATTACGATCGGGGCAGGCGCTTGGTTTGCTACGGAAGCAAAGCGCTTATTGAACCTAATCCGCCAGGAAAATCCCGCTGCCTTTGCGGCGTTGGATACAGCGGGAATTGCCTATGATCTGGATCATGCGAACTGGACTACCTATGGCGGCGATGGCAATGGGAATCCTACAATTCTAAAGGGTTCTGCAAAGGCTGTATGTATCCAGGCGATTATTTCAAGTGAGACTGGTATTGCGATTCAGAACCGTTTGGTAGATGAGCAGATGGTAAAATATGTGAATGAAGCAGCAGCGTTGGGTGTGATAGATCTGAAAGCTCAAATGTTCTGTGCGAATATCAGACATCTTGGCGGCTATAGTGCCATGAGTTGGGTGGTTGAATGCTGCCAGGCGGATGGCAAAGCGCTGACCATGGAAAATCTGTGGACATCTATGCGGGATCACACCCCCAACAAGGATGGAAATGGGGTGGGAGCCGATAAATATAAGAGCCGTCATGAGAAAGTTATGATGTGGTTAAATCTGTATATTGATTAA
- a CDS encoding GBS Bsp-like repeat-containing protein, with the protein MTLLKLEKRKTIVSLVIICALCAGLTFPVGAETFNEETYYERVTSDQTKSPSLQVKRADEKGRYYQIQLQNYTIPADGVGVSFAVWSDAEGQDDLVWYNGENYEAMVDILKHNMLGAYYVHCYLEKSDGAKEWVGGTTFEVAKLPEYQSVITSGFTDDFKTEYQICLSDHYLPDNANLRVAVWSEENGQDDLKWNEFQVTGENQFDCRVKVADYRSPGCYYAHIYQQNSDGSQQWIGGVSFEVPTVTEGLIELSEQDYSAGTATLKITGLDSPSGIRKVLVPIWSASDQSDIVWYEAEKGSVGEYSVEMSISSHKNNWALYYAHVYVTDGNGFQKFVGGVSADFRPKYQTLMADVDAELNQFQIKISGVEAPGEIEEISCAVWSEAGGQDDLTWHELQYKASSDSWEGKAALTAIKSTGRSLAHVYLVKKGGNKVYLGGKSFMVQAPEVQEVSVTSDNEAGTFEVRIIGLNSELGVSKVEVPIWSQSAQQDICWYTADKQSNGEYLVKGTIANHKYNVGNYNIHVYVSDKNGIKTVVACTNVAFTYGCDKPVTTDLHQGVVGQEETEYRVTIDHVVVPAGAKKIEFAVWSESGGQDDVRWYTASKNAGGGYQADISIKNHKTLGKYLIHTYATTWSGNKIYLNGSSDLQISGTAKATVQVVEKNDAAGIFTVSISDLEAASGISGVRIAAWTTANGSDVAWYTAERQSNGTYQAVVNVSNHNYNLGTYTIHAYVTMGNQIQVFGNGAQYTFNPSNFIYVLKDQGSGKRTAVLKNASGGNVRFAVWSELNGQDDFMWYSGTQSQDGSWKTVISTMNHKNSGNFLIHAYSGNTPLAAANFVFEASEFSKNGWYYENGYKLYYINDVLQKDVSGIIGPQSSYRADVNRTTCTVTIYAKDGSNGYIIPVKAFACSVGLPGTETPSGTYYTQARYRWHELMGPSYGQYCTRIVGGILFHSVAGSNMTSYNLSASDYNMLGQPASHGCVRLCVRDAKWIYDNCNLGMEVRIYDSSYAGPFGKPDTIKIPVGQTWDPTDPNI; encoded by the coding sequence ATGACTTTATTAAAGTTGGAAAAACGCAAAACAATTGTTTCTTTAGTCATAATATGCGCACTGTGTGCTGGATTGACATTTCCAGTAGGAGCGGAGACATTTAATGAGGAGACATATTATGAACGGGTAACATCAGATCAGACGAAGAGTCCAAGTTTGCAGGTCAAAAGAGCCGATGAAAAAGGCAGATATTATCAAATACAACTTCAGAATTATACAATACCGGCAGATGGAGTAGGTGTATCCTTTGCCGTCTGGAGTGATGCCGAGGGACAGGATGACCTTGTGTGGTATAATGGTGAAAACTATGAAGCAATGGTCGATATACTGAAGCATAATATGTTGGGTGCCTATTATGTTCACTGCTATTTGGAAAAATCTGACGGGGCAAAAGAATGGGTTGGCGGAACAACTTTTGAAGTAGCAAAGCTTCCGGAATACCAGTCGGTGATCACCTCAGGTTTTACTGATGATTTCAAAACAGAATACCAGATCTGTCTATCAGATCACTATCTTCCGGATAATGCTAATCTACGAGTTGCAGTCTGGAGTGAGGAGAATGGTCAGGATGATCTAAAATGGAATGAATTTCAGGTAACAGGAGAAAATCAGTTTGATTGCAGAGTGAAAGTGGCTGATTATCGTTCGCCCGGTTGTTACTATGCTCATATTTATCAACAGAATTCGGATGGCAGTCAACAGTGGATTGGAGGAGTATCTTTTGAAGTTCCGACCGTGACGGAAGGGCTAATAGAGTTGTCAGAACAGGATTATTCTGCAGGTACAGCAACTTTAAAAATCACTGGGCTAGATTCGCCTTCAGGAATTCGGAAAGTGCTTGTTCCCATATGGAGTGCGTCGGATCAAAGCGATATTGTCTGGTACGAAGCAGAAAAAGGAAGTGTTGGAGAGTATTCTGTTGAGATGAGTATTTCTTCTCATAAAAATAACTGGGCATTGTATTATGCTCATGTTTATGTGACGGATGGAAATGGTTTCCAAAAGTTTGTGGGAGGAGTTTCAGCAGATTTTCGGCCTAAATATCAAACGCTGATGGCAGATGTGGATGCGGAGTTAAATCAGTTTCAGATAAAAATTTCTGGAGTAGAGGCGCCTGGAGAAATTGAAGAAATATCCTGCGCGGTATGGAGTGAAGCTGGTGGGCAGGACGATTTGACTTGGCATGAGCTTCAGTATAAGGCGAGTTCCGATAGTTGGGAAGGTAAAGCTGCTCTTACGGCTATAAAAAGTACAGGAAGATCTTTGGCACACGTATATCTTGTAAAAAAAGGCGGTAACAAAGTATATCTGGGTGGGAAGTCTTTTATGGTACAGGCACCGGAAGTACAGGAAGTATCAGTAACTTCAGACAATGAGGCCGGCACTTTTGAGGTGAGAATAATAGGACTTAACTCAGAGCTAGGAGTGAGTAAGGTAGAGGTGCCGATCTGGAGCCAAAGTGCTCAGCAGGATATTTGCTGGTATACGGCAGACAAACAGTCAAATGGAGAATATTTGGTAAAAGGAACAATAGCAAACCATAAATATAATGTGGGCAACTACAATATTCATGTGTATGTTTCTGATAAAAATGGCATTAAGACAGTAGTGGCCTGTACCAATGTAGCCTTTACTTATGGATGCGATAAACCGGTGACCACAGATCTACATCAGGGTGTAGTGGGTCAGGAAGAGACGGAATATCGTGTGACAATCGATCATGTAGTGGTGCCGGCTGGAGCTAAAAAGATAGAGTTTGCGGTATGGAGTGAATCAGGGGGGCAGGATGATGTAAGATGGTATACAGCTTCTAAAAATGCTGGTGGCGGTTATCAGGCTGATATTTCCATTAAAAATCATAAGACATTGGGAAAATACCTGATTCATACATATGCAACGACTTGGAGCGGAAATAAAATCTATTTAAATGGTAGCAGCGACTTGCAAATCAGCGGAACTGCTAAAGCCACGGTTCAGGTTGTCGAAAAAAATGATGCAGCAGGCATATTTACTGTCAGCATATCCGATTTGGAGGCTGCTTCTGGGATTAGTGGAGTTCGTATAGCGGCCTGGACAACAGCGAATGGAAGTGATGTGGCATGGTATACAGCTGAGCGCCAAAGTAATGGTACCTATCAGGCAGTGGTGAATGTTTCTAATCATAATTATAATTTGGGGACTTATACGATACATGCATATGTTACTATGGGAAACCAGATCCAGGTATTCGGAAATGGAGCGCAATACACGTTTAATCCCAGCAATTTTATTTATGTTCTAAAGGATCAAGGTAGTGGGAAGCGTACAGCGGTTTTGAAGAATGCATCAGGTGGTAACGTTCGGTTCGCGGTATGGAGTGAATTGAATGGACAGGATGATTTTATGTGGTACAGCGGAACGCAGAGTCAGGATGGAAGCTGGAAAACAGTGATTTCTACAATGAATCATAAGAATTCGGGGAATTTTTTGATTCATGCATATTCTGGAAATACGCCGTTGGCAGCTGCAAATTTTGTGTTTGAGGCCAGTGAGTTTTCCAAAAATGGCTGGTATTATGAGAATGGTTATAAGCTTTACTATATTAATGATGTGCTGCAGAAAGATGTGAGCGGAATTATCGGGCCGCAATCATCCTATCGTGCTGACGTGAACAGAACGACCTGTACGGTTACAATATATGCCAAGGATGGAAGTAATGGCTATATTATCCCGGTAAAAGCATTTGCCTGTTCTGTAGGCCTTCCGGGAACAGAAACTCCGTCAGGTACCTATTATACGCAGGCTAGGTATAGGTGGCATGAACTGATGGGGCCTTCGTACGGTCAATATTGTACGAGAATTGTGGGAGGCATACTGTTTCATTCAGTTGCAGGAAGTAATATGACCAGTTACAATTTATCGGCATCTGATTATAATATGCTGGGACAGCCAGCTTCACATGGTTGTGTTAGGCTTTGTGTCAGAGATGCAAAATGGATATATGATAACTGCAATTTAGGGATGGAGGTCAGAATCTATGATAGCTCCTATGCAGGCCCCTTCGGAAAACCGGACACCATAAAGATCCCAGTTGGACAGACCTGGGATCCAACGGACCCCAATATATAG
- the rfbB gene encoding dTDP-glucose 4,6-dehydratase, protein MRTYLVTGGAGFIGSNYIHYMLKKYGNTIRIINVDKLTYAGNLENLKDVENEENYTFIKADICDSESISRIFDENDIRRVVHFAAESHVDRSIRNPEVFVKTNVLGTLVMLNAAKSAWELPDGTFKPDHKFLHVSTDEVYGSLDEGEGYFYETTPYAPHSPYSASKASSDMLVKAYMDTYHFPANITNCSNNYGPYQFPEKLIPLIINNALQGKQLPVYGDGKNVRDWLYVEDHCKGIDMVQEKGKLFETYNIGGHNEKQNIQIVNIILNTLQDMLSDSDPRKNLVSEKLITYVEDRKGHDRRYAIAPDKIKAEVGWYPETMFEEGIKKTIAWFFEHEEWMSNVTSGDYQKYYQEMYNNK, encoded by the coding sequence ATGCGTACTTATCTGGTGACCGGTGGGGCTGGATTTATTGGTTCCAACTATATTCACTATATGTTGAAGAAATATGGCAATACTATCCGCATTATTAATGTTGACAAGCTGACTTATGCAGGCAATTTGGAGAATTTGAAGGATGTAGAGAATGAAGAAAATTACACTTTTATAAAAGCTGATATTTGTGATAGCGAGTCGATTAGCAGGATATTTGATGAGAATGATATACGAAGGGTTGTACATTTTGCGGCTGAAAGCCATGTGGACAGAAGTATTCGTAATCCAGAGGTTTTTGTGAAAACTAATGTTCTTGGTACACTAGTAATGTTAAATGCGGCCAAATCTGCATGGGAACTTCCAGATGGCACGTTTAAACCAGATCATAAGTTTTTGCATGTTTCAACAGATGAAGTGTATGGGTCTTTAGATGAGGGAGAAGGCTATTTTTATGAAACCACGCCATATGCTCCCCATAGCCCTTATTCAGCAAGCAAAGCTTCTTCAGACATGCTGGTAAAAGCTTATATGGATACGTATCATTTCCCGGCTAACATCACGAATTGCAGCAATAATTATGGGCCTTACCAGTTTCCGGAAAAATTAATCCCACTGATCATTAATAATGCGTTGCAGGGTAAGCAGCTACCGGTCTATGGAGATGGAAAGAATGTTAGAGACTGGTTGTATGTGGAGGATCACTGTAAGGGCATTGATATGGTTCAAGAAAAGGGTAAGCTGTTTGAGACTTATAATATTGGCGGGCACAATGAGAAGCAGAATATTCAGATTGTAAATATTATATTGAATACGCTGCAGGATATGCTGTCGGATAGCGACCCACGTAAAAATCTGGTCAGTGAAAAGTTGATTACTTATGTGGAGGACAGAAAAGGTCATGACCGTCGTTATGCAATAGCTCCGGATAAGATTAAAGCTGAGGTAGGCTGGTATCCTGAAACGATGTTTGAAGAAGGGATTAAAAAAACAATTGCGTGGTTTTTTGAACATGAGGAATGGATGAGTAATGTTACGAGTGGTGATTATCAGAAATATTATCAGGAGATGTATAACAATAAATAG
- the rfbA gene encoding glucose-1-phosphate thymidylyltransferase RfbA, whose protein sequence is MKGIILAGGAGTRLYPLTKAISKQIMPVYDKPMIYYPLSTLMLAGIREILIISTPRDLPVFQDLFGCGEQLGLSMSYAVQEVPRGLADAFIVGEKFIGKDRVALVLGDNIFYGQSFSRVLQAAAAREQGATIFGYYVKDPREYGVVEFDANGKALSIEEKPAHPKSKYAVPGLYFYDNDVIDIAQNVKPSARGEIEITSVNNEYLRRGTLQVETLGRGFAWLDTGNHDSLLDAADFVAAFQKRQGLYISCIEEIAYKRGFIDRNQLVKLAQPLLKTAYGQYLIDIAEGL, encoded by the coding sequence ATGAAGGGAATTATTTTAGCAGGTGGAGCCGGAACAAGGTTATACCCGTTAACGAAGGCAATTTCTAAGCAGATAATGCCTGTTTATGATAAACCGATGATTTATTATCCATTATCTACGCTGATGCTGGCAGGGATACGGGAGATACTGATAATTTCCACACCCAGAGATTTGCCTGTGTTTCAGGATTTATTCGGTTGCGGTGAGCAGTTGGGGCTTTCGATGTCTTATGCTGTCCAGGAGGTGCCCAGAGGACTGGCGGATGCTTTTATTGTGGGGGAGAAGTTTATAGGAAAGGACAGAGTAGCGCTGGTTCTTGGAGATAATATCTTTTATGGGCAGAGTTTTTCGCGTGTGCTTCAGGCAGCGGCAGCAAGAGAGCAGGGAGCTACTATATTTGGATATTATGTAAAAGATCCAAGAGAGTACGGAGTCGTAGAGTTTGATGCAAATGGAAAGGCATTGTCAATAGAAGAAAAGCCGGCACATCCAAAGTCAAAGTATGCAGTGCCAGGATTGTATTTTTATGATAATGATGTGATCGATATTGCCCAGAATGTAAAACCCTCAGCGCGTGGAGAAATTGAAATTACCAGTGTAAATAACGAGTATTTACGCCGTGGAACTCTTCAGGTAGAGACTTTGGGCAGAGGTTTTGCCTGGCTGGATACAGGAAATCATGATTCTTTACTAGATGCAGCTGATTTTGTGGCTGCTTTCCAGAAAAGGCAGGGACTGTATATTTCATGTATTGAGGAAATCGCTTATAAAAGGGGATTTATTGACCGGAACCAGTTGGTGAAACTGGCTCAACCGCTATTGAAAACGGCATACGGGCAATATCTGATAGATATTGCGGAAGGATTGTAA
- a CDS encoding ABC transporter permease, which produces MSKKKKILLTFVCLALVLLNVLILKHRLPSGGTIEFKMDVLSDASDTLQVYYSPEDIFSEESSSKVYYEKSENDEYAELSFAIDTSTKYLRIDLGTQPGEYTLKNLRATYKNTESKIELKNLENAIKNDVQKVVVNQNDNGQKTARVIVDGMDAYLILQINLQAVQQEYAQHAEKVSILLDVLIILVIDIAFLFILKKWNKVVVLPIELIQNRRLIFTLSKNDFKTKFAGSYLGITWAFVQPVVTILVYWFVFQVGFRSTEVSDFPFVLYLTTGMVPWFFFQDALNGGTNALIEYNYLVKKVVFKISILPIVKIISAAFVHGFFLCFAMLISGLYGYYPSIYSFQLIYYFICNFLFVLGLVYATSAIVIFFRDLTQIISIILQVGIWMTPIMWDFQMLAGHPLLMKLFKLNPMYYIVTGYRDSMLAQVAISERFLWGVYFWIFTGILFFVGCTIFKRLKVHFADVL; this is translated from the coding sequence ATGTCTAAAAAAAAGAAGATATTATTGACCTTCGTTTGCCTAGCACTTGTATTGCTAAATGTGCTTATATTGAAACATCGCCTGCCTAGCGGTGGAACTATAGAATTTAAAATGGATGTATTGTCTGATGCATCTGATACATTACAAGTTTATTATAGCCCTGAAGATATTTTTAGTGAGGAATCAAGTAGCAAGGTGTATTATGAAAAATCTGAAAATGATGAGTATGCAGAGTTATCCTTTGCTATAGATACTTCTACAAAGTATCTTCGAATAGATTTGGGTACGCAGCCCGGAGAATATACACTTAAAAATTTAAGGGCAACTTATAAAAATACAGAATCAAAGATTGAATTAAAAAATCTGGAGAATGCAATTAAAAATGATGTGCAAAAAGTAGTAGTGAATCAAAATGATAATGGGCAAAAGACAGCAAGGGTAATTGTGGATGGAATGGATGCCTATTTAATATTACAGATTAATCTCCAGGCTGTACAGCAAGAATATGCACAACACGCTGAAAAGGTGAGTATATTGTTGGACGTTCTTATTATTCTTGTGATCGATATAGCGTTTTTGTTCATTTTGAAAAAATGGAATAAAGTGGTTGTTTTACCGATTGAATTAATACAAAATCGCAGGTTGATTTTTACGTTATCTAAAAATGATTTTAAGACTAAGTTTGCTGGTTCTTATTTGGGAATTACATGGGCGTTTGTACAGCCGGTAGTTACTATATTGGTCTACTGGTTTGTGTTTCAGGTAGGGTTTAGAAGCACTGAAGTTAGTGACTTTCCTTTTGTTTTATATCTTACAACTGGAATGGTTCCATGGTTCTTTTTCCAGGATGCTTTAAATGGTGGAACTAATGCATTGATTGAATATAATTATTTGGTTAAAAAAGTGGTTTTTAAGATTAGTATATTACCAATAGTAAAAATAATATCTGCTGCATTTGTCCATGGGTTTTTCTTGTGTTTTGCTATGCTTATTTCTGGGTTATATGGATATTATCCAAGTATATATAGTTTTCAACTGATTTATTACTTTATTTGTAATTTCCTGTTTGTGTTAGGTCTGGTGTATGCTACAAGTGCTATAGTAATATTCTTTCGTGATTTAACCCAGATTATAAGCATAATATTGCAAGTGGGAATTTGGATGACTCCTATTATGTGGGATTTTCAGATGTTAGCAGGTCATCCCTTATTGATGAAGCTTTTCAAATTGAATCCAATGTATTATATCGTTACAGGATACCGGGATTCCATGCTTGCGCAGGTTGCAATAAGTGAACGGTTTCTTTGGGGTGTTTATTTTTGGATATTTACAGGGATTCTATTCTTTGTAGGTTGCACTATATTTAAACGTTTGAAAGTTCACTTTGCAGATGTATTATAA